The DNA window ATCGTTCTCGATCCTTCTCTCCGCGAGGTCTACTGGCAGCTCGACGAGGCCCATATGGAAGCGAGCGGCGTCGTGTACAAGGTCCATCAGATAGGAGACCGTTACTCAATCTATCGAGTTCGCTAGGACCAGCTCGCCACGCTCAAGTCCGGAATCGCACCGAAGTCCGGGTCACTGGTCAGTACGCGGAGCCCGCGCACGCGTGCCGTCGCAGCGATCCATATGTCATTCTCTCCGATTGGCGTTCCCGAATCCCAGAGCAGTGCCTTCAGCCGGCCATAATCCTCCGCGATATCTCGTGATGCCGGAAGAATGTCGTGAAGAGTCGAAATCACGTCTTCGAACGCCGAGGTCAGATTCTCTTTCCGATGGCCTTTCGCAAGCCGCGCG is part of the Vicinamibacteria bacterium genome and encodes:
- a CDS encoding PIN domain-containing protein codes for the protein MTDLLLDTPAVSAAMAGNEQLDAFLGKLEPRTEIFTSVIVEGEVRFGLARLAKGHRKENLTSAFEDVISTLHDILPASRDIAEDYGRLKALLWDSGTPIGENDIWIAATARVRGLRVLTSDPDFGAIPDLSVASWS